Genomic segment of Candidatus Dadabacteria bacterium:
GGCAAAACAGTGATGATTGACCCGTGGCTTGAGGGAAATCCCTCCTGTCCGGAACAACTTCGCGAACCGGGCCATGTTGACATCATAACAGTCTCGCACGGGCACTTTGACCACATAAGTGACGTGATCCCTCTTTCCAGAAAGTACAATGCGAAAGTGGTAGCGAACTGGGAAATCNNNNNNNNNNNGCTCAAAGGGAGTTCAGAACTGCAGGCCGTGTAACAAGGGAGGCAACGTGGTCATAGACGGAATAAGGTTCACAGTGACCCACGCCCAGCACAGCAGCAGCATGAAGGAGGAAGACGGAGCTGTCATCTATGGCGGGGAGCCGGCCGGCTACATAATAAAGTTTGAAAACGACTACACAATATATCATGCCGGAGATACCAACATTTTCGGTGACATGAAACTTATATCGGAGATATATAAACCACAGCTGGCAATGCTGCCCATCGGAGATCTCTTCACGATGTCTCCGCTTGAGGCATCGTACGCATGCAGGCTGCTTAACGTGAAATGGGTCATCCCCATGCACTACGGAACTTTTCCGCTTCTGGTGGGAACTCCGGATGAACTGAAGTCACTGACCAAGGATATGGATTCGCTGAGCGTGGTTGCCTTGGAACCGGGACAGCAGATCACATGACTTGCAGAGAACTTTTACTTCAGAACTAAAGGAGCTTCTTTGTTCTCATAAAAAGACAGGTTCACAAAAAAGAATTATGAAAAATCCGGCAAAATTATTAATCACCATCGCCGTGCTCCTTACGGTTTCCTGTGGGGGAAAGCAGGCGATTTACGAAGGAACAGCAGAGCAACTTAATGACGAAGTGGTTGAAGAACTTAACAAGGAAAGCGGTTTTCCCTGGATATTCGGTGGAACAAATTACGACAAAGTATTCGACATTCTCAAGGAAATACAGATCCGCTATCCCTATACCAAGTACGCCGCGCTAGCTGAACTCAGAAGCGGTGATGTTTATTTTAAAAAAAGGGAATACACTCTGGCCGCTGAGGAATACGAAAATTTCATAGCGAATCATCCGGGTCACGAAGAACTTGATTACGCAATGTATCGCCTCGGACTCTCCTACTATAAGATGAAAGCGGGGAAGGACAGAAACCATTCAAAGCGGCTTCAGTCAATAAAGTGGTTTACACTGCTTAATAAGACCTATCCCGACTCACCGTACGCTGAGCAGACGCAGGATAAAATCGAGAGATCCAGAAGAATGCTCGCGGAAAGAGAAATCTACATAGGGAAATTCTATCAGAAGAAAAAGAACTACGAGGCGGCGGCGCAAAGATACAGAAACGTTCTTGAAAATTACCCCGATACCGAATACGCCGAGAAAGCCAGGAAGCTTCTAATAGAGGCTGAGGAAAAATTATCCAAGCAGTCATCCTAGGAGAAACCTCTCCCCGAAGCTGCGGGCAAGCAATCCGCCACGTGAATTTAACGACAAGATAATTTCCCGGGCGGCTGTGCTTATCGATCCGGAACGCGCAGTTTGATCAGACGATGTAATTCCACTCAAACAAAAAGACAGACATGGTGAAGACATACAAGCTGCTTGCATATCTAGTCACGATTATCTTTCTCGTCTCCTGCGGGTCTTCTGAAGAAGAGGAGATAAACCTGCTTTTGGACAAGAGAGTCAGGTCCTTTCAGCTAAAAGACCCTGAAATGTATTCTGAGTGTATACACGAAGATTACAGGGTAACTTCAGGGGAAAAAGTTGTTGACAAGCACGAACTGGTAAGCAGGTTCAAGGACCAGGTATCCACCATTGACACGGTATCATTCGGCGAATCCGAAAGATACATATACATCAACGGGACAGACGCAAGGGTAATGATGCTCTCTTCGATTGACGTAAAGATCGATAGTTATTCAATGACATATAAAGCCAGAGAGGTTATTAACTTATCGAAAGTACTGGGAAAGTGGAGAATAACCAAGGAGTCTATGCTTAACTTGCTCAGCGGAACTATGATTCTTGATAACTAGCCGAATTTCTTTTCAATATCTTCCTGCTCTTCCTTACACTCTATGCAAAGAGTAGTCTCCGGTCTTGCAATCAGTCTCTGTTCCGAGATCTCCTCTTCACACACCTCACAGATTCCGTAAGAACCATTCTCAAGTCTCGCGAGCGCGTCGCGTATTTTCCGAAGCAGCTTTCTCTCCCTGTCCCTTTCCCGCAGTTCGAGAACCCTGTTTGACTCGGATAGCGCCCTGTCAAGTGGGTCTGGGAAAGAATTGGACCCCTTACTCATCCTATCAACAGTATCATAGGCAATGCCCAGTATATCGGACATTTTCTGAATCAGGATGGTTCTTACCGTCTCCCTGGTTTCCGCTTTCATGGAGAATATTATATATACCTACGCTTTTTTGTAAATTTGACGAAGCGCGACAAATACAATTAATTATCCGCCATGGCGAGAATGAAGAGACTTACGATTGAGTTGCCGGGAGAACTGGCTGCTCTTGTTTCAGATCTGCTCTTGGGTCTTGAAGCCGGAGCGGTTAGCGAGGAGCAAAGAGACCACAGAGAACCATTAATTCATGCGTATTTCAAGGAAGAAACGGACATTGCGGGAATCATAACAACCGTAAGGGAGTTCTCTATGCTTTTTAGCGAAAACGCCGAGGCGGTCCGGTTCACCACCCGATACATAAATCAAGCAGACTGGGAAGGTTG
This window contains:
- a CDS encoding MBL fold metallo-hydrolase; its protein translation is MEILNNGIEITYFGHSTFSVKSPGGKTVMIDPWLEGNPSCPEQLREPGHVDIITVSHGHFDHISDVIPLSRKYNAKVVANWEI
- a CDS encoding metal-dependent hydrolase yields the protein SKGVQNCRPCNKGGNVVIDGIRFTVTHAQHSSSMKEEDGAVIYGGEPAGYIIKFENDYTIYHAGDTNIFGDMKLISEIYKPQLAMLPIGDLFTMSPLEASYACRLLNVKWVIPMHYGTFPLLVGTPDELKSLTKDMDSLSVVALEPGQQIT
- the bamD gene encoding outer membrane protein assembly factor BamD yields the protein MKNPAKLLITIAVLLTVSCGGKQAIYEGTAEQLNDEVVEELNKESGFPWIFGGTNYDKVFDILKEIQIRYPYTKYAALAELRSGDVYFKKREYTLAAEEYENFIANHPGHEELDYAMYRLGLSYYKMKAGKDRNHSKRLQSIKWFTLLNKTYPDSPYAEQTQDKIERSRRMLAEREIYIGKFYQKKKNYEAAAQRYRNVLENYPDTEYAEKARKLLIEAEEKLSKQSS
- a CDS encoding nuclear transport factor 2 family protein; this translates as MVKTYKLLAYLVTIIFLVSCGSSEEEEINLLLDKRVRSFQLKDPEMYSECIHEDYRVTSGEKVVDKHELVSRFKDQVSTIDTVSFGESERYIYINGTDARVMMLSSIDVKIDSYSMTYKAREVINLSKVLGKWRITKESMLNLLSGTMILDN
- the dksA gene encoding RNA polymerase-binding protein DksA — encoded protein: MKAETRETVRTILIQKMSDILGIAYDTVDRMSKGSNSFPDPLDRALSESNRVLELRERDRERKLLRKIRDALARLENGSYGICEVCEEEISEQRLIARPETTLCIECKEEQEDIEKKFG